Proteins encoded within one genomic window of Penaeus vannamei isolate JL-2024 unplaced genomic scaffold, ASM4276789v1 unanchor774, whole genome shotgun sequence:
- the LOC138861068 gene encoding uncharacterized protein, whose amino-acid sequence MFSVESFVANPSAEVLVGLTKAQWSELAANYCIPFRSSLRKDEIRTLVTEYSLEHKVLSEEDLEPLCPRDVTMARQYDLESRKIDLEMFKAENERMRLMQRPDREHHPHFRVEDAIKFVPKFNETEPEYFFIHFERVAALHGWPEDKWVLLVHSAFVGRALEVFSALDLVQSQCYYVVKQAVLNVYKRVPEAYRQDFRYYRKDSKQTFVEFIRQKQLLCKKCVESELDALEYDKLLELFVLEEVKKCMPVKVRSHIDERGLRTLAEVGKAADHFALTNPNYSCRSNEPSFQSIQHNGKRMEYSSRRTGLPDTHRTVHTKSETGGDESRKVASRGFLSGDELCKSSYPVTILRDSAADISLVLKEAVPNPDCYTGEMVIINGLIGSKSIPICKVYLKSDLITSYVRLGVVDNIPSDGISLLMGNDLVGEKVWPCPVVSPCPTEENTTVDLEREYPDLSPACAAICSASRRSSPPPSKAHTPGTALPDESPSDIFTEEFTLADFFNSSAKVLSKSESDSDIKNFKDTPVTKGKIIKDERKGPDLQAFNKLTDINDLEKFRTSFSLQSGVIRNYKPSDISADDTSKKIEKALIKIFTRVGLSTLVQLDKGSHFTSRLYEKFMKSLGIQQCRSTVYHPQSQGVVERFHYSLKTMIKAFCLETGSEWDEGIDLLLYLIRNNVQESLYSLFK is encoded by the exons ATGTTCAGCGTTGAAAGTTTTGTTGCAAATCCGTCAGCCGAAGTGCTGGTCGGTTTAACTAAAGCCCAGTGGAGTGAGTTAGCCGCTAATTATTGCATCCCTTTTCGGTCATCCTTACGGAAGGATGAAATTCGTACATTAGTGACCGAGTATTCATTAGAACACAAGGTGTTAAGTGAGGAGGATTTAGAGCCCTTGTGTCCTCGGGATGTCACGATGGCCCGCCAGTATGACCTGGAGAGCCGTAAGATAGATTTGGAAATGTTTAAGGCAGAGAATGAGCGGATGCGTCTCATGCAGAGACCTGATCGGGAACACCATCCTCATTTTCGTGTAGAGGATGCTATTAAATTTGTCCCTAAATTCAATGAGACAGAGCCAGAGTACTTCTTCATTCATTTTGAGCGAGTTGCTGCCTTGCATGGTTGGCCCGAAGATAAGTGGGTATTGCTTGTACACAGTGCATTTGTTGGCAGAGCTCTAGAGGTTTTCTCAGCTCTGGATTTGGTACAGTCACAATGTTATTATGTAGTAAAACAAGCTgttttaaatgtttataaaagGGTACCAGAGGCTTACAGACAAGACTTCCGTTATTATCGTAAAGATAGCAAACAAACCTTTGTTGAATTTATTCGCCAAAAGCAACTTTTGTGTAAAAAATGTGTCGAGAGTGAACTTGATGCACTCGAGTACGATAAATTACTCGAGCTCTTTGTACTAGAGGAAGTTAAGAAATGTATGCCTGTAAAAGTTCGCTCTCACATTGACGAGCGTGGTCTGCGCACATTAGCCGAGGTCGGCAAAGCCGCCGATCATTTCGCTCTCACTAATCCCAACTACTCTTGCAGATCTAATGAGCCTTCATTCCAGTCTATCCAGCATAATGGTAAGAGGATGGAGTATAGTTCCAGGAGGACTGGACTGCCAGATACCCACAGGACTGTTCATACAAAGTCAGAAACAGGTGGTGATGAGAGTAGGAAGGTTGCTTCTCGTG GATTTCTTAGTGGCGATGAATTGTGCAAGTCGTCTTACCCAGTCACTATCCTACGGGACTCGGCTGCAGATATATCATTGGTGCTCAAGGAGGCGGTTCCTAACCCTGACTGTTATACTGGAGAAATGGTAATTATCAATGGACTAATAGGGTCAAAGAGCATACCCATTTGTAAAGTTTATCTTAAATCTGATCTGATAACgagttacgtaaggttaggtgtTGTTGATAATATTCCAAGTGATGGCATTTCGCTTCTCATGGGCAATGATCTCGTGGGTGAGAAGGTATGGCCTTGCCCTGTGGTTTCCCCTTGTCCCACTGAAGAGAACACCACAGTAGATTTAGAAAGGGAGTATCCCGATCTCTCTCCTGCATGTGCTGCCATCTGCAGTGCAAGTCGtaggtcctcccctcctcctagcaAGGCGCATACCCCCGGTACTGCATTACCTGATGAGAGCCCTTCTGATATATTTACTGAAGAATTCACACTAGCAGATTTCTTTAATTCATCTGCTAAAGTTTTAAGTAAGTCTGAATCTGATTCCGATATAAAGAATTTTAAAGACACTCCAGTTACTAAGGGAAAGATCATTAAAGATGAACGTAAAGGTCCTGATTTGCAAGCATTTAATAAGCTAACTGACATAAATGATCTAGAAAAATTCCGTACTAGCTTTTCTCTTCAGTCAGGTGTTATTCGTAATTATAAACCCTCTGATATATCTGCAGACGACACAAGTAAGAAAATTGAGAAGGCCTTGATAAAGATTTTTACTCGGGTTGGTCTGTCCACCTTAGTACAGTTAGATAAAGGGTCACATTTCACTTCCAGATTATATGAAAAGTTTATGAAGTCCTTGGGTATACAGCAGTGCAGGTCCACCGTATATCATCCTCAGAGTCAAGGGGTAGTTGAAAGGTTTCACTATAGTTTAAAGACTATGATTAAAGCCTTTTGTTTAGAGACTGGTTCTGAGTGGGATGAAGGAATAGATTTGCTGTTATATTTAATAAGGAACAATGTTCAGGAGAGCCTTTATTCCCTATTTAAATAA